One genomic region from Haloterrigena gelatinilytica encodes:
- a CDS encoding IMP cyclohydrolase: MYVGRFVVVGPEGGAYRVSSRSFPNRELTERDEALTVGPTEDAPETDNPYVSYNCLRVVETPTGETAAFGNGSHVDPIAEKLELGYPARDALAESLLALDYEKDDYDTPRIAATIGADGEALIGTVRKDALLVETVDEPTLVATYEKNAPEPIDFEAESADAAASEAYDLEFEHAVCAAGVVRTDDGFETAIENSD, translated from the coding sequence ATGTACGTCGGACGATTCGTCGTCGTCGGCCCGGAGGGAGGCGCCTACCGCGTCTCCTCGCGATCGTTCCCGAACCGCGAGCTCACCGAGCGAGACGAGGCCCTGACCGTGGGTCCCACCGAGGACGCTCCGGAGACGGACAACCCCTACGTCTCCTATAACTGCCTGCGCGTCGTCGAGACGCCGACGGGCGAGACGGCCGCCTTCGGCAACGGCTCGCACGTCGATCCGATCGCGGAGAAACTCGAGTTGGGCTACCCGGCCCGCGACGCCCTCGCGGAGAGCCTGCTCGCGCTGGACTACGAGAAGGACGACTACGACACGCCCCGCATCGCGGCGACGATCGGCGCCGACGGCGAGGCGCTGATCGGCACGGTTCGGAAGGACGCCCTGCTCGTCGAGACCGTCGACGAGCCGACGCTGGTCGCGACCTACGAGAAGAACGCCCCCGAGCCGATCGACTTCGAGGCCGAGAGCGCCGACGCGGCGGCAAGCGAAGCGTACGACCTCGAGTTCGAGCACGCGGTCTGTGCGGCCGGCGTCGTCCGGACCGACGACGGCTTCGAGACGGCGATCGAGAACAGCGACTGA
- a CDS encoding homing endonuclease associated repeat-containing protein, whose translation MTTEAECLEALREAAQRLRESPTKAQYEELELTPASATIIRTCGGWNGAKEKAGLETSYSRGSRVGPKPDDVELSEETSWADLTVDQRWHYRNADWNTERSLDRRARHRAWVYEYKHDQGCNRCDEDDPRCLDLHHIDEDEKVMAVGKMVSFGYSKDRIESVIEKCIVLCANCHRKEHYEPRCTDYLSS comes from the coding sequence GTGACTACGGAGGCGGAGTGCCTCGAGGCGCTACGCGAAGCCGCCCAGCGACTCCGGGAGTCGCCGACGAAGGCACAGTACGAGGAGCTGGAATTGACGCCGGCGTCCGCGACGATTATTCGGACGTGTGGTGGTTGGAACGGTGCGAAGGAGAAGGCGGGGCTCGAAACATCGTACTCGAGGGGGTCTCGAGTCGGACCGAAACCTGACGATGTCGAACTCTCCGAGGAGACATCGTGGGCGGACCTCACGGTCGATCAGCGGTGGCATTATCGGAACGCCGACTGGAATACAGAACGGTCCCTTGATCGACGAGCGAGACATCGAGCATGGGTGTATGAATATAAGCACGATCAGGGTTGTAATCGATGTGACGAGGACGACCCACGGTGTTTAGACCTCCATCATATAGATGAAGATGAAAAGGTGATGGCTGTCGGAAAGATGGTCTCTTTCGGATATTCGAAGGATAGAATCGAGAGTGTGATCGAGAAGTGTATCGTTCTCTGTGCTAATTGCCACCGAAAGGAACACTACGAGCCACGCTGTACCGACTATCTAAGTTCGTAA
- a CDS encoding rhodanese-like domain-containing protein: MNRRTFLAVSGATTVGVVAGCLGNNSDATAANEFDYELYSTPSGVDVPLAPVDDVYEWYKNDEARFADARGRTQYDEARIKGAVFSPAEDAGSVDDDPVEEWSKDTRIVTYCQCPHHLSSQRAASLIDAGYEHAYAIDEGLRGWINGGYPLEGSAVDAEWQKYEINGTTDSEYAGEMVTLEQLEEDRSEIAPIQDDGSYTLQLYFAGSTDSQFRVKAPDYTVEETLEELTNGTVSG; encoded by the coding sequence ATGAACCGACGGACGTTCCTCGCCGTCAGCGGGGCGACGACGGTGGGCGTAGTTGCGGGCTGTCTCGGTAACAATAGCGATGCGACCGCGGCCAACGAATTCGACTACGAACTGTACTCGACGCCCAGCGGCGTCGACGTTCCGCTCGCCCCGGTCGACGACGTCTACGAGTGGTACAAAAACGACGAGGCGCGATTCGCCGACGCGCGCGGTCGGACCCAGTACGACGAGGCGCGGATCAAAGGTGCCGTCTTCTCGCCAGCAGAGGACGCGGGCAGCGTCGACGATGATCCGGTCGAGGAGTGGTCGAAAGACACCCGGATCGTCACCTACTGCCAGTGTCCACACCACCTATCGTCTCAGCGGGCCGCGTCCCTGATCGACGCGGGGTACGAACACGCGTACGCGATCGACGAGGGGCTCCGCGGGTGGATCAACGGCGGCTATCCGCTCGAGGGGTCGGCCGTCGACGCCGAATGGCAAAAGTACGAAATCAACGGGACGACCGATTCCGAGTACGCCGGTGAGATGGTCACTCTCGAGCAACTCGAGGAAGATCGCAGCGAGATAGCACCGATCCAGGATGACGGTTCGTACACGCTCCAGCTCTACTTCGCGGGATCGACGGACTCGCAGTTCCGCGTGAAGGCCCCCGACTACACGGTCGAGGAAACCCTCGAGGAACTGACGAACGGCACCGTCTCCGGATAA
- a CDS encoding oxidoreductase, with amino-acid sequence MATLEDPIEIGGVTIPNRLYRAPLLECAGNGPDAVDALIDDLDPAAESGVGLVCQGATIVRGDGGCAAPGMTRVHDPDFVSRLSRLTDRIHDHGSRIFVQLEHGGLRSMETWHAEYRREHPDLEQLAVSRPPWQLRLLDRLGFLSYDPHVLSTDEVYELAADFGRAAASAVDAGYDGIHLAGANMGIVQQFLSPFYNRRDDEFGGSPEARLEFLAVVRDEIRERAGDVPLMTKVPAETPAPPAPVVRRKLSLEDGVEIARRLEKIGYDAVVPVQTSVVWDMSIVRGEYPERAWNNEGLQAEYDAAFGGAARKRLVSLANRIQSLRYDFEPAWNADFCRRVRERVSIPVLAEGGIREREEMDQLLGGANGESFTSGTPACDMVGMARPFYAEPKLGARLLESGTGGETSERTRVLCESCNNCTVPQVTGAPGICRTPDVLRARGELEREGAYERPES; translated from the coding sequence ATGGCCACCCTCGAGGACCCCATCGAGATCGGCGGCGTCACGATCCCCAACCGGCTCTACCGTGCGCCGCTGCTCGAGTGTGCCGGCAACGGTCCGGACGCCGTCGACGCGCTGATCGACGACCTCGATCCGGCCGCCGAGTCGGGCGTCGGCCTCGTCTGTCAGGGGGCGACGATCGTCCGCGGCGACGGCGGCTGCGCCGCGCCGGGGATGACTCGCGTCCACGATCCCGACTTCGTCTCGCGACTGTCTCGGCTGACCGACCGCATTCACGACCACGGGAGCCGGATCTTCGTCCAACTCGAGCACGGCGGCCTCCGGAGCATGGAGACCTGGCACGCCGAGTACCGCCGGGAGCATCCCGACCTCGAGCAGCTCGCGGTCTCGCGGCCGCCGTGGCAGCTGCGACTGCTCGACCGGCTCGGGTTTCTCTCCTACGACCCGCACGTCCTCTCGACCGACGAGGTGTACGAGCTCGCGGCCGATTTCGGGCGGGCGGCGGCGTCCGCGGTCGACGCCGGCTACGACGGCATTCACCTCGCGGGGGCCAACATGGGTATCGTCCAGCAGTTCCTCTCGCCCTTTTACAACCGACGGGACGACGAGTTCGGCGGGAGTCCGGAAGCCAGACTCGAGTTCCTCGCCGTCGTCCGCGACGAGATCCGCGAGCGGGCCGGCGACGTCCCGCTGATGACGAAGGTGCCCGCGGAGACGCCCGCGCCGCCCGCACCCGTCGTTCGCCGAAAGCTGTCGCTCGAGGACGGCGTCGAGATCGCCCGTCGACTCGAGAAAATCGGCTACGACGCGGTCGTGCCGGTTCAGACGTCGGTCGTCTGGGACATGAGCATCGTCCGCGGGGAGTATCCGGAGCGGGCGTGGAACAACGAGGGATTACAAGCGGAGTACGACGCGGCGTTCGGCGGCGCGGCGCGCAAGCGACTCGTCTCGCTGGCCAACCGAATTCAGTCGCTACGGTACGATTTCGAACCCGCGTGGAACGCCGACTTCTGTCGGCGCGTTCGCGAGCGGGTGTCGATCCCCGTGCTGGCGGAGGGGGGCATTCGCGAGCGCGAAGAGATGGACCAGCTACTGGGAGGTGCGAACGGCGAAAGTTTCACTTCAGGCACGCCGGCCTGCGACATGGTCGGCATGGCCCGTCCCTTCTACGCCGAACCGAAACTCGGGGCGCGGCTCCTCGAGAGCGGGACTGGCGGCGAGACGAGCGAACGCACGCGCGTCCTCTGTGAGAGCTGTAACAACTGTACCGTTCCGCAGGTCACGGGCGCCCCCGGCATCTGTCGGACGCCGGACGTGCTTCGGGCGCGGGGCGAACTCGAGCGTGAGGGGGCGTACGAACGGCCCGAATCGTAG
- a CDS encoding NAD(P)-dependent alcohol dehydrogenase, which produces MQAARLHEYTDEMSEALRIEDIDRPDLERSDQVLVEVEGAGWCQTDNHIIEGMWTDYAPQDLPMTLGHENAGVVAETGDEVTLVEEGDPVICHPVQTCGICRPCRLGEDMYCENSAFNGLTTDGGFAEYLQTNERAVIPLPDGVDPAEIAPHADAGITAYHAVKKAVDELNPGDTCVVVGVGGLGHIGLQCLEAMSAADIVAADIKDEALELAEDLGARHTVNSAEEDLADVISDVTDDEGAQQVIDFVGSDETTGLAADVVAAGGDHHIVGYGGHIHEPSQALVDGEFSFRGTLVGKYAELQELVALVDRGDVELRTERHDLDEINTVAERLEHNEIEGRAVIQPP; this is translated from the coding sequence ATGCAGGCAGCCAGACTCCACGAGTACACCGACGAGATGAGCGAGGCGCTGCGGATCGAGGATATCGACCGCCCCGACCTCGAGCGATCGGATCAGGTACTGGTCGAAGTCGAGGGGGCAGGGTGGTGCCAGACGGACAACCACATCATTGAGGGCATGTGGACCGACTACGCGCCCCAGGACCTGCCGATGACGCTGGGCCACGAGAACGCCGGCGTCGTCGCCGAGACGGGCGACGAGGTGACGCTGGTCGAGGAGGGCGACCCGGTGATCTGTCACCCCGTCCAGACCTGCGGCATCTGCCGGCCCTGCCGCCTCGGCGAGGACATGTACTGCGAGAACAGCGCGTTCAACGGACTCACGACCGACGGCGGCTTCGCGGAGTACCTCCAGACCAACGAGCGCGCGGTGATTCCGCTGCCCGACGGCGTCGATCCGGCCGAGATCGCGCCCCACGCCGACGCGGGGATCACGGCCTACCACGCCGTCAAGAAGGCGGTCGACGAACTGAACCCCGGCGACACCTGCGTCGTCGTCGGCGTCGGCGGCCTCGGCCACATCGGCCTCCAGTGTCTCGAGGCGATGAGCGCCGCCGACATCGTCGCCGCCGACATCAAAGACGAGGCCCTCGAGCTGGCCGAGGACCTGGGCGCTCGCCACACCGTCAACTCCGCCGAGGAAGACCTCGCGGACGTGATTTCGGACGTGACCGACGACGAGGGGGCCCAGCAGGTGATCGACTTCGTCGGGAGCGACGAGACGACCGGGCTCGCGGCCGACGTCGTCGCCGCGGGCGGCGACCACCACATCGTCGGCTACGGCGGCCACATCCACGAACCCAGCCAGGCGCTCGTCGACGGCGAGTTCTCGTTCCGGGGCACGCTGGTCGGCAAGTACGCCGAACTCCAGGAACTCGTCGCGCTCGTCGACCGCGGCGACGTCGAGTTGCGCACCGAGCGCCACGACTTAGACGAGATCAACACGGTCGCGGAACGACTCGAGCACAACGAGATCGAGGGCCGAGCGGTGATCCAGCCGCCGTGA
- a CDS encoding amidohydrolase family protein: MYQHDGEEIFVIDAHVHLWDATTENIDHDGGEEFIQCFYDYHTTFTPEEREWSIEEYRKYGPDRMVEDLFGNAAADMAIFQPTYLSDFYVEGFNTTEQNAELATEYPERFVLNGSFDPRDGDEGLEYLEDLHETYDIPGVKLYTAEWRGESKGWRLDDEEAFRYLEKCAELGIENIHAHKGPTIRPLNRDAFDVADVDDAASSFPELNFVVEHVGLPRLDDFCWIAAQENNVYGGLAVAAPFAQNRPGKFSEIMSELLWWLGEDRILFGSDYALWNPDWLVEEVLEAELTQEHRMEYGVEWDIETKQKVMGENAAELYDIDIEEKRRQFRDDEISREFDLGDHYASEEPAAADD, from the coding sequence ATGTATCAGCACGACGGGGAGGAGATCTTCGTCATCGACGCGCACGTCCATCTGTGGGACGCCACGACGGAGAACATCGATCACGACGGCGGGGAAGAGTTCATCCAGTGCTTCTACGACTACCACACGACGTTCACACCGGAGGAGCGGGAGTGGAGCATCGAGGAGTACCGAAAGTACGGTCCCGACCGGATGGTCGAGGACCTGTTCGGCAACGCGGCCGCGGACATGGCGATCTTCCAGCCGACGTACCTCTCGGACTTCTACGTCGAGGGGTTCAACACCACCGAACAGAACGCCGAGCTCGCGACCGAGTATCCCGAACGATTCGTGCTCAACGGCTCCTTCGATCCGCGTGACGGCGACGAGGGACTCGAGTACCTCGAGGACCTCCACGAGACGTACGACATTCCGGGTGTCAAGCTCTACACCGCCGAGTGGCGCGGCGAGTCGAAGGGGTGGCGCCTCGACGACGAGGAGGCGTTCCGCTACCTCGAGAAGTGCGCCGAACTCGGCATCGAGAACATCCACGCCCACAAGGGGCCGACCATCCGGCCGCTGAACCGCGACGCCTTCGACGTGGCGGACGTCGACGACGCGGCCTCGTCGTTCCCCGAACTCAACTTCGTCGTCGAGCACGTCGGACTCCCCCGCCTCGACGACTTCTGCTGGATCGCCGCTCAGGAGAACAACGTCTACGGCGGGCTGGCGGTCGCCGCGCCGTTCGCCCAGAACCGGCCGGGCAAGTTCTCCGAGATCATGTCCGAACTCCTCTGGTGGCTCGGTGAGGATCGCATCCTGTTCGGTTCGGACTACGCGCTGTGGAATCCCGACTGGCTCGTCGAGGAAGTCCTCGAGGCCGAACTCACGCAGGAACACCGCATGGAGTACGGCGTCGAGTGGGACATAGAGACGAAGCAGAAGGTCATGGGCGAGAACGCGGCCGAACTCTACGATATCGACATCGAGGAGAAGCGCCGCCAGTTCCGGGACGACGAGATCAGTCGGGAGTTCGATCTCGGGGACCACTACGCCAGCGAGGAACCCGCGGCGGCCGACGACTGA
- a CDS encoding iron-sulfur cluster assembly protein encodes MTGTESDGSTSEPSRTAVRDRLDRVTDPELDRSIVELEYVDRIEIDGDRVAVEFTLPTAWCSPAFAWMMAVDARDEIESLSAVEAARITLSEHMHEAEINRGVNEDLSFAEAFPDADGDVAAVRAELDEKARVARQYDAVETLLEAGLDAEAIVALRPRDLERPEADGDDAAVAVYVRDRSFAVSVPAEPIERYLEKARETDLVSGPDDVLFRTPEGEPIDADSFDLVHQRGRLAQVNMSSQGGICDGLREAREGRLEEPADD; translated from the coding sequence ATGACCGGGACCGAATCCGACGGTTCGACGTCCGAGCCCTCGCGGACGGCCGTCCGCGACCGACTGGACCGCGTCACCGATCCGGAACTCGACCGCTCGATCGTCGAACTCGAGTACGTCGATCGGATCGAGATCGACGGCGACCGCGTCGCGGTCGAATTCACGCTCCCGACGGCGTGGTGTTCGCCCGCCTTCGCCTGGATGATGGCCGTCGACGCCCGCGACGAAATCGAGTCGCTCTCGGCGGTCGAGGCGGCCCGGATCACGCTCAGCGAACACATGCACGAGGCGGAGATCAACCGCGGCGTCAACGAGGACCTCTCGTTCGCCGAGGCGTTTCCGGACGCCGACGGCGACGTCGCGGCGGTCCGCGCGGAACTCGACGAGAAGGCTCGGGTGGCCCGCCAGTACGACGCGGTCGAGACGCTGCTCGAGGCCGGGCTCGACGCCGAGGCGATCGTCGCCCTCCGTCCCCGCGACCTCGAGCGGCCCGAAGCGGACGGGGACGACGCCGCGGTCGCCGTCTACGTCCGCGACCGCTCGTTCGCGGTCAGCGTCCCCGCGGAACCGATCGAACGCTACCTCGAGAAAGCCCGCGAGACCGACCTCGTCTCGGGGCCGGACGACGTGCTGTTCCGGACGCCCGAGGGCGAGCCGATCGACGCCGACTCGTTCGACCTCGTCCACCAGCGGGGCCGGCTCGCTCAGGTCAACATGTCGAGTCAGGGCGGTATCTGCGACGGCCTCCGGGAGGCGAGAGAGGGACGGCTCGAGGAACCCGCGGACGACTGA
- the cgi121 gene encoding KEOPS complex subunit Cgi121, whose protein sequence is MELLECTLSIDDLDAFVADLGAIGDRHDVTIQAFDARYVAGRAHLERAVDLADRAIARGENVARDRAVEILLYAAGRRQIDRALEMGVDEGETRAVVLVDEDSTGNEGVRSDGDGNADADETASLEAVADLAAVVATEPTLEEPDEETLCSFFEITDAERGATDASLSALVRERVALLEVEK, encoded by the coding sequence ATGGAGCTCCTGGAGTGTACCCTCTCGATCGACGACCTCGACGCGTTCGTCGCCGACCTCGGTGCGATCGGCGACCGCCACGACGTAACGATTCAGGCCTTCGACGCCCGCTACGTCGCCGGCCGGGCCCACCTCGAGCGGGCCGTCGATCTGGCCGATCGGGCCATCGCCCGCGGCGAGAACGTCGCTCGCGATCGGGCCGTCGAGATCCTGCTGTACGCCGCCGGCCGCCGCCAGATCGACCGCGCCCTCGAGATGGGCGTCGACGAGGGCGAGACCAGGGCCGTGGTCCTCGTTGACGAGGATTCCACCGGAAACGAAGGGGTTCGCAGCGACGGGGACGGGAACGCCGACGCCGACGAAACGGCTTCCCTCGAGGCCGTCGCAGACCTCGCAGCCGTCGTCGCGACCGAACCGACGCTCGAGGAGCCCGACGAAGAGACGCTGTGTTCGTTCTTCGAGATCACCGACGCCGAGCGCGGGGCGACCGACGCCTCGCTGTCGGCGCTGGTTCGGGAGCGAGTGGCCTTGCTCGAGGTCGAGAAATAG
- a CDS encoding magnesium transporter: MAEQLTDVQQAIATSSTPAAEFQRLSRSRQREVFFLLPETIQQSLVEDMDPDQLREFVRRLDPDEVTDILALAAEDTRTAVLRRLDEDRRERVEYLLGFSSESAAGLMHLDYVTVDADRGLEEISNRVQRHEARTGRIPTIFVTEDGELLGELPGQVLAMSDDGPVELRDHVLETPTVAYDAADEEVLDVFREHPESSVAVLDDDGSVMGVIYAEDLLRVVEEEATETLYEFTGVQEEESILDGPLSKVRYRYKWLIINLGTAFLAAGAVGFFEDTIAAFTLLAVYMPVVAGMGGNAGTQSMAVTVRGIALDQISLSTGGRAVVNEIIAGAANGLITGVLVAVIASVFNQSPLLGLVLGVSMVLNLVIAGFFGTTIPLVLDKIGKDPATSATIFITTMTDVLGFFIFLGLAKAVL, translated from the coding sequence ATGGCCGAACAGCTAACGGACGTCCAGCAGGCGATCGCGACGTCGTCGACGCCGGCCGCGGAGTTCCAGCGGCTGTCCCGAAGCCGCCAGCGGGAGGTGTTCTTCCTCCTCCCGGAGACGATCCAGCAGTCGCTCGTCGAGGACATGGACCCCGACCAGTTGCGGGAGTTCGTCCGGCGACTCGACCCCGACGAAGTGACGGATATTCTCGCACTGGCGGCCGAAGACACGCGGACGGCCGTGCTCCGGCGACTCGACGAGGACCGCCGAGAGCGCGTCGAGTACCTCCTCGGATTCAGTTCCGAGAGCGCCGCCGGCCTCATGCACCTCGACTACGTCACCGTCGACGCCGACCGCGGCCTCGAGGAGATTTCGAACCGCGTCCAGCGCCACGAGGCCCGGACCGGCCGGATCCCGACCATCTTCGTCACCGAGGACGGGGAACTCCTCGGCGAACTGCCCGGACAGGTACTGGCGATGAGCGACGACGGTCCGGTGGAGCTTCGCGACCACGTCCTCGAGACGCCCACGGTCGCGTACGACGCGGCCGACGAGGAGGTCCTCGACGTGTTCCGGGAGCATCCCGAGAGCTCCGTGGCCGTCCTGGACGACGACGGCTCCGTCATGGGCGTCATCTACGCGGAAGACCTCCTCCGGGTCGTCGAGGAGGAGGCGACCGAGACGCTCTACGAGTTCACGGGCGTCCAGGAAGAGGAGAGCATCCTCGACGGCCCGCTCTCGAAGGTCCGGTACCGGTACAAGTGGCTGATCATCAACCTCGGGACGGCGTTCCTGGCTGCCGGCGCGGTCGGCTTCTTCGAGGACACGATCGCGGCGTTCACGCTGCTGGCGGTGTACATGCCGGTCGTCGCCGGGATGGGCGGGAACGCCGGCACGCAGTCGATGGCCGTGACCGTCCGCGGGATCGCCCTCGATCAGATCTCGCTGTCGACCGGGGGTCGAGCCGTCGTCAACGAGATCATCGCCGGCGCCGCGAACGGCCTCATCACGGGCGTCCTCGTCGCCGTCATCGCGTCGGTGTTCAACCAGAGCCCCCTCCTGGGGCTCGTGCTCGGCGTGTCCATGGTGTTGAACCTCGTCATCGCCGGCTTCTTCGGAACGACCATCCCGCTGGTCCTCGACAAGATCGGGAAGGACCCGGCGACGTCGGCGACGATCTTCATCACGACGATGACCGACGTCCTCGGCTTTTTCATCTTCCTCGGACTGGCGAAGGCCGTCCTCTGA
- a CDS encoding universal stress protein, which translates to MAVATEPVPMIDPDRVLVPTLGRPREDEALAYALETFPDAEITLLAVVTPLDAPLSEGGVLERSEDRSSQARSSAADLLESVAGPTATARVRVEAVEGRPGTIIPQYASDADVDHVVMYGHGSDTRGFVRRFLGRGIAATVVERTSRPVTVLE; encoded by the coding sequence ATGGCCGTGGCGACCGAACCCGTCCCCATGATCGATCCCGACCGCGTCCTCGTTCCGACGCTCGGCCGTCCGCGGGAGGACGAGGCGCTGGCCTACGCCCTCGAGACGTTCCCCGACGCCGAGATCACTCTGCTGGCGGTCGTGACCCCGCTGGACGCGCCGCTCAGCGAGGGCGGCGTCTTGGAGCGAAGCGAGGACCGCTCGTCGCAGGCGCGGTCAAGCGCGGCCGACCTGCTCGAGTCGGTCGCGGGACCGACCGCGACGGCGCGGGTTCGAGTCGAGGCGGTCGAGGGACGGCCCGGAACGATCATCCCGCAGTACGCGAGCGACGCGGACGTCGACCACGTCGTCATGTACGGCCACGGGTCCGACACGCGCGGTTTCGTTCGGCGGTTTCTCGGCCGGGGAATCGCCGCGACCGTCGTCGAACGGACCTCGCGTCCGGTGACGGTCCTCGAGTGA
- a CDS encoding inorganic phosphate transporter — protein sequence MVALSSTILVGTAILTCLFMSWVLGANSNSPPFAPAIGANAISTMQAAFVIGLLAAAGALMQGGSISETVGADLIDGVAITPLAATAGLLTAATFMAIGIYTRYPIPAAFATTGAMVGVGLSLGGDPAVATYRRLGIFWALVPIMSGGLAYATATVLRRDDVPETTGVPLLAGIVGAIVANVRLGVIPDPTAEQGTLAGFVARRFGGGPALVGEFDLGTALVTVGVGALAFYWVRERVRDSVEDGIRSFLLVLGGIVAFSSGGSQVGLATGPLENLFRTELGLPGIVLLALGATGILAGAWMAAPRLLQATSREYAQLGVRRSIAALVPGFIVAQLAIALGIPISLNNIVLSGVIGGGLAGGSAGVSRRKIGVTITFWLLTLGSSTAVGYGLYRLLAAVIGG from the coding sequence ATGGTCGCACTGTCGTCTACGATACTCGTCGGGACTGCGATCCTCACCTGTCTGTTCATGTCGTGGGTACTCGGGGCCAACAGCAACTCGCCGCCCTTCGCGCCCGCGATCGGCGCGAACGCGATCTCGACGATGCAGGCCGCGTTCGTAATCGGGCTGCTCGCGGCCGCGGGGGCGCTCATGCAGGGCGGGAGCATCTCCGAGACGGTCGGCGCGGATCTCATCGACGGCGTCGCGATCACGCCGCTGGCCGCCACCGCCGGCCTGCTGACGGCGGCGACGTTCATGGCGATCGGGATCTACACGCGGTATCCGATCCCCGCCGCGTTCGCGACGACGGGCGCGATGGTCGGCGTCGGCCTCTCGCTGGGCGGCGATCCGGCCGTGGCGACCTACCGTCGACTCGGGATCTTCTGGGCGCTGGTGCCGATCATGTCCGGCGGGCTGGCGTACGCGACGGCGACGGTCCTGCGGCGCGACGACGTCCCCGAGACGACCGGGGTCCCGCTGCTGGCCGGCATCGTCGGCGCCATCGTCGCGAACGTCCGGCTCGGGGTGATCCCCGATCCGACCGCCGAGCAGGGAACCCTCGCCGGATTCGTCGCCCGGCGGTTCGGCGGCGGCCCGGCGCTCGTCGGCGAGTTCGACCTCGGCACCGCCCTCGTGACGGTCGGCGTCGGCGCCCTCGCGTTCTACTGGGTCCGCGAACGGGTTCGCGACTCCGTCGAGGACGGCATCCGCTCGTTCCTGCTCGTTCTCGGCGGCATCGTCGCCTTCTCCTCGGGCGGCTCGCAGGTCGGCCTCGCGACGGGGCCGCTCGAGAACCTCTTTCGGACGGAACTCGGCCTGCCGGGAATCGTCCTGCTGGCGCTCGGCGCGACCGGCATCCTCGCGGGCGCCTGGATGGCCGCGCCGCGCCTGCTACAGGCGACTTCGCGGGAGTACGCCCAGCTCGGGGTCCGGCGCTCGATCGCCGCGCTCGTGCCGGGCTTTATCGTCGCGCAGCTGGCGATCGCGCTCGGGATTCCGATCTCGCTGAACAACATCGTCCTCTCGGGGGTCATCGGCGGCGGGCTGGCCGGCGGTTCGGCCGGCGTCTCCCGCCGGAAGATCGGCGTCACGATCACCTTCTGGCTGCTGACGCTCGGGAGTTCGACCGCGGTCGGCTACGGGCTCTACCGCCTGCTCGCGGCCGTCATCGGCGGGTGA
- a CDS encoding class I SAM-dependent methyltransferase: protein MDRERTRPAGDRDEMRAVADPLGRAMLAHHRDEPGELVYRDGAATRDGNVEAFYFSSSESWDRPTIEALERLADREPILDVGCGAGNHLLWWADRDVRAVGVDASPNAVLTARERFEVRRTSRRSCVERRSTHRSSGLRGGGAASNGTAKPSPSPREDGEAAERGLEDVLVGDMFALPVPTDAFGAVHAVGTQLGLGGSLAGIRELLREFARVTADEATAVVDNYDPTRLDDCFGYRSDPREGIAHRCFHLEFEGEDADGERYREIGRTLHFLLCSPARLREATAETPWRVRDVLRADGDAHYRAVLGKPSLESE from the coding sequence ATGGATCGAGAGCGCACCCGACCGGCGGGGGATCGCGACGAGATGCGGGCGGTGGCCGATCCGCTCGGCCGAGCGATGCTCGCACACCACCGCGACGAACCGGGGGAACTCGTCTATCGCGACGGCGCTGCCACTCGGGACGGCAACGTCGAGGCGTTCTATTTCTCGTCCAGCGAGTCCTGGGACCGACCGACGATCGAGGCCCTCGAGCGACTGGCCGACCGCGAGCCGATCCTCGACGTGGGCTGTGGCGCGGGGAACCACCTCCTGTGGTGGGCCGACCGCGACGTCCGTGCCGTCGGCGTCGACGCGAGTCCGAACGCGGTACTGACGGCCCGCGAGCGGTTCGAGGTCCGCAGGACCTCGAGGCGGAGTTGCGTGGAGCGACGCTCCACGCACCGTTCGAGCGGGCTGCGAGGCGGTGGAGCCGCCTCGAACGGAACGGCGAAGCCGTCCCCCAGCCCGCGAGAAGACGGCGAAGCCGCGGAGCGGGGTCTCGAGGACGTGCTCGTCGGCGATATGTTCGCCCTGCCGGTGCCGACGGACGCGTTCGGGGCCGTCCACGCCGTCGGCACGCAGTTGGGCCTGGGCGGCTCGCTGGCCGGGATTCGCGAGTTACTTCGGGAGTTCGCCCGCGTCACGGCCGACGAGGCGACGGCCGTCGTCGACAACTACGATCCGACCCGGCTGGACGACTGCTTCGGGTACCGGTCGGATCCCCGCGAGGGAATCGCCCACCGGTGTTTTCACCTCGAGTTCGAGGGCGAAGACGCCGACGGCGAGCGGTACCGCGAGATCGGTCGGACGCTCCACTTCCTGCTGTGCTCGCCCGCTCGACTCCGCGAGGCGACCGCCGAAACGCCGTGGCGCGTCCGCGACGTGCTCCGGGCCGACGGAGACGCTCATTACCGTGCGGTACTGGGAAAGCCGTCCCTCGAGAGCGAGTAA